From Quercus robur chromosome 8, dhQueRobu3.1, whole genome shotgun sequence:
CACTTTGCTGATGCAAAATTTTACTTAGAAGATGCTATGTAAGAAGAAGCACAAGTCATTGTTTCACCATCTAGCAAAGAAGAAAACCTCCACTCTAAAACTTCAAGGATTGACTCTCCAATTAAGGAGAAGGAGGCCAAGCCAATTGGGGAGAAGGAAACCAAGCAAACAAAGACTTCCACAAATGAGAAGAAGCATCAAGCTTCTAAAGCAACTAAGGCAGCTCCTATGTTACACTATGTCCCAGTcaccaaaagaaaagagggCCAATCACCCTTTTCAGGAGATGGAGAGTCAGTATTGGAAGATCTGTAGGGATTAACTCTCCCAGTTGCTAAAATCACAAAATCAAGAATCTCAAGCCAACCATTGAAGGGTTCACAAGACCATCCCAAGGACCGATTGTTGAACATGAGACTTTGCCCACCAAACGAACCAAAGAGGGTTTTGACCCTAATGCATATAAACTCATGGCTAAAGCTGGTTATGACCATAAGAAACCGAGTGGTTTAGGTAAGCTCATCCCTGAAGCCtttggaaaagaagaacatAAGGTGTCGAAAGCTAAAGGTTTCATTGTAACAAGTTCTAAAACTGGAATTAGATACACCCCACCAACTCCTATTCATATTCCCATTCGAAAAGCTAGTGTTTCAGTAATTTCAACAAATTATGAGGAAGAAAAATCTTCAAACCTATCAAAGAAATCATCTATTTTTTACCGCATTGGGCGACCCACTTCCCATATCTCAGTCTTTGATAGGTTAGGGACACAAGAAGATAGCTCTATGGTCGGCACTCAAGGCTTTATTTTCACAAGACTCAGTCACTCAACTTCTTCTCAAGTTGGCACTTGAGGTTCAGTTCTCACAAGGCTTAGTCATTCAATCCCTTTTCAACTCTCAAAAGATTTAAAGGCAAAGCAAAAGCAGaatgaaaggaaaattttcctCCCTAGAGGTGCTAACGACACACTTATTGTTGATCAAGATTCAAATGAGATTCGAAGCTCCATTCTATCTCGTATGAAACCTAGAACCATTTGGGAAGTGAATATTGGAGAAGCCTTAACTGTAAAAAGGTGTACAATGGTGACCACAAACCAAGAAGTCAAAGATCATGTTAAGGATGCCCCACCCATATTTGAAGAAGGCATACAAGCTACAGTTGATGAATTGAAGGAAATCAACACTGATACAACTGAAGATGTTTTGAGAATTGGCCTTATCAACGGCAAGTTCTTGAAACGTTACTATGCTTGAAATTTGAAATGCTCCTTGGCAAGAGCCTAAAACTGCCTACttcaacacttaaaaaaaagtacatgatgTTCTCCCATTACTTTtgaaagtgttaaaaaaaaaaggccactAGGTTGAAAACCTTTTTAAAGGCGACTTAGGCAAAAGTTAGGGTATTAAAAGCtcgctaggttgaaaacctttAAAAGGcggcctaggcaaaagttagagcacaaaaaataaataaataaaaaataaataaataaataaataaataaaaacttttgaaCTACGTGGTGACTTGATCCCTCTCAAGGGGTACGTAGGCAGCTTAGTATTTTATACTAAGTTCAGTCATGTCTCAAACCAAAACCTTTTGAACTATGTGGTGACTTGATCCCTCTCAAGGGGTACATAGGCAGCTTGGTATTTCATAATAAGTTCAGTCACATGTTAAAACAAAAGCCCTTTGAATTATGTCATGGCTTTGAACCCCTTTCAAGGAGTATGTAAGGTGCTTGGTATTCTATACTAAGTTATGTCgcctgttaaaaaaaaattgagcaatTAGTTTTCAACTAGGAAGTTCAATTACATGTTACAAATTGAGCAATTAGTTTTTAACTAAGAAGTTCAATCACATGTTTCAAATtgatcatttaatttttaactaaGCAGTTCAATTACATGTTACAAACTGAGCAATTAGTTTTTAACTAAGAAGTTCAATCATATTgaaggaaaattccaaactaCATCAtgactaaggaaaaaaaaaactccaattcCTTAAGCTACctaattgaacaaaacaaatgtcctatctcaaaaaaaaaaaaaaaaaaaaaaaagtacaatcaAGGCATCCActtcaagttcttcaaatcGGAATGCTTGCTCTTTAAGGTGCTTTGTATCTTCTTCAAGGCCTCCACATCTTGGTCTTTAAGCACAGTAGTGGACTTAATGCTTTCAAGTTGATCTTGCAGAGCTTCTATGATGCCATCCTCTTTAGCCTGCTTGGACTTTATTTGTGGCACTAACTATTCTAACTTAGCTAGCTTTGCCTTCAAGTCATCAATCTCTGAATTGGTAATTTGAAGTTTAGCATCTAGAGATTCTTTCCTACTCAATGCTTCTATAATAAGAAGTTCAGTGTCATTCACACGATGTGTTTGAATCTCTAGACTCACATGATTACTCATAGATGCCTCCTTCTCTATGTAATATGAAACATCTTTTAAGTATTTGTCAACATGCACCTACAATGGCTGAGGGTCAATCCCAAAATTCTGTATCTCATGATAAATCTTGCTTACCTCATCCTTGGGAAAGATCTTATTCAAAGGGAAGTCTGAAAGCTGCGACAAAAAGAGGTCTCCAAGCATTAAAGCCCCTTGTTTACTCATAGACATCCCTTGTTCTTGTTGTGAAGAAACTTTGTTTGTGTCATTCACGGGTTTAGGAGATGCCATAGCATTATTAACCCTATGCTTTTTGGTCTCCAAGTTCACAATAGAAAGTTTGTTGTGGGTTGAAGTAGGAACATGGTCAGCTAAGGTCATTGTACTACTACCTTTTGATGATTTTCTTATATGTTTCCAGTTAGCATCGGAATCCTTGCTTGCATCATCATCAAAAACTACAAGTGTATCTTCATATTGCATATCACTTGAACGTTTAGTACCTCTCTTTTGAACAACAATAGTAGTGCTAGAAGGATTTTCAGTGAACTGAAGTTGATGGCTAGGACTCATAGTTGCTTgttccttctttcctttgcgAGATTTACTAGCTGGTGGCTTAGCAAGAAGAAGTGCAGTCTTAGCTAATGTATCAGTACCTTTAGTAAAGTCATCCTTGCAAATGTTTTTCCACCAATCCATGTAGCTACGAgtaactctcttttcaaagtctaTGGATGAAGATGGTATAAGCACTATGGAAGATGTGTTGGAATGGGTGAATGATTGATAATATTGGTACAACTCCTTTAAAGTACCagtttgaattcttttttttaggtcACCTGGAATGTTTTGGTAGAACCCAAAGCATCTACTAAATCGATGTGGGCTATATGACTCTACAACACAATGATCTTCACATCGGAGAGATAAATATCTAGAGTGGAGAGACATAAAATAACCTAGTCTTGGAATAGATAGTCCTCCATTGTCCTCAAAAGTTAGGTCAAGGTCCGACTTGAATAAAGTCCCATGCTAAAAGAAATCCTTGCCAAACTGTATGTGGTCAAGTGCAGATACTTTGTCGAACGGTGCCTCATAGCTTACTCCAGAATATCTTGTCATCATAGGCTTTCCCAGTTCATCATTTACAACACGATGGCTTTTGAAGAAGTGCGCTATCCATGCATAAACATAATGGACAGCAAAGCCATTGCTAGACTTGCTTGGTATAGGATTGTTAAAGATTGTATTGAGCCTTCGATAGATGCATGCTAAAATAGGAATGACAAGGCCAAAAATTTCACCGCTAGCCATGAGACTAGCAATCTTAAAAGTACTAGGACGAATGCTACCCAAGTCCTTAATAGGAAAAGCAAATACACAAAGCCAGCAAGTAAGAAAGGCTGTCAAATAAGTTTCTTTCTTAAGGTCTTCAGGAACCTAAAGATCAAAAAGAGCCACGTGTTCTTTGTCTTTCCAAGGCCCACGATCAAGGATAAGGCTTGATGGATTTTGGCTACGTTTTGGATGGAGTCCTTTCTTTGCTTGTTTCTTTGGAGTAGGATGTCTTTCATCTCCTTTAAACCAAAAAGCAATCCAATTATTGATGTTAACTTTACTTTGCTTCTTCATTCGATGTTGGAGATGATGGTAGACTATAAACAAATAGTGACAACTTCGAGGCAAGTAATTTTTCCCTTGATCATCAACTCCTTCAAGCTCCTTTGCAATGGGAACCACTTCATCATAAAAAAGTCCTCTAATGGGAAGCCCACCAAGCTTATGCAAATCCCATGTTGAAATAGAAATTTCTCCAACCAAAGTATGCAAAGTATTTGTCGTTGGGCTCCAACATTCACAAAATGCTTTCACAAGATGTTCATTGAAATCATATGTGAACAAGGAAGCAAAAACAGCTTCATAAAGGTTGGCAGCCTTAAGAGGTTCCTTGCATCGACTGAGTATGTCCTCCAACCATTCCCAATATAACGGAATATAGGAAATTCCTCCATTCACGTTGAAGGAGTACTCCCAGTTTGTTCGACCCGCAACTATTTCTCGTCCCAGAGACGAGTATGGTTATTAAAGGAATAAGAGAAACTTAGGGGGAAATGACCTTAAGATATTCAATTGGTCATTCAGTTTTGTTAATtgctaataaaaattatattgattaaactaaggacaaaatttagctacaaaattagttgtagctttaaactacaaccttactcaatatctttttattgaatgtgaattttgacaaatccaccgttaagttacatcttcttcttatatccttcattcttaaaaaatttctagaaattaaagattaataactatatcgtcaataaattttttttaaatcaagtttttgtagtttagaactatatataaaataaaagcttatagatcatatagtaaataatatctgattgacataaaatttgaaatgtgtATTAAAAGTATAAAGAATATGTAATTTAATAGTTAAGATTATAGCCTTaaattacaactaattttataactaaactttatccttaaACTAAAATGACATTTATCTAccttttgagtttttcttgaattgtgGCTCAGTCCTCAGCCCCCAAAATTAGAAATTCCTAGTTCCGACCTGCCACCCACAACCCGTGAACCCAGTGGACAGCTCTAGGTCACTCTTAAACACTTTTGGTGACGAATTTTGTCAATGTGTTAGTACTAAATTCCTTTCTTTTAAGGCGATGCAGTGCGCTTTAAGAAGCTCAATTCTCGCTGCTACAATTACTTTTAGAAACGAACAAAATGCTGTCTCTTTTGGAAAAGGCAAACAACGACGACTTCCTTGTAGTTtgtacacaaaataaaaacgcAGTCAAACAGGCAAAGATGCTAAAGTGACGGACACCATGACCATGCTCATCATCGCCTCCACAACTAGTAGTACTAGCACTAGGGCCTTCACATTCGCATTCAAATACTCTCCTTCTTCGTCTCTCGCATTCAAAATAAAGACCCACTTCCACATTATACACTCTAAACCCAGAATAACCCTCTTCCTCCTCAGACCCATGTCAAGCTCAGCCTCTCGCTCTCCTGCCAATGGGTCTGTTACATTGCAGGAGTGGCAGGCCTGGGGCACCAACTCTCCTTTGCCAACTATGGTCACCGATATCGTTGACCAAATGAAGGCTTTGGAGATAGATATTGACGCCCACATGACCTTTGGTGGTAGCGGTGGCAAGCTCCAGGTCCTTCTTctactttgttttcttttgtttttgtttttatttttataaattaaatttaattctttGTTTGGTTTCTGGGAAAGCTAAGGAAAGAAGTACTCACGAATTCGAGCTGGGTGTTGGAGAACACTGAGCATCACTTttgtttgttgaaaaaaaaacgAGGAAAAGAGAAGAATAAATCTGTTgggttcatttatttatttacttattaatTAACCACAAACATCAATTCAAAAGGGTCTAATTAATTGAGGTGGGTACCAGGAAAATAGAAGAATGGTGATGATTTGATGGAATTTCTATCAGCATTTTTCATCGCATTTCAGCTTAGTTTTGTGGGAACCTTTAAACAACTGTAACTAATTTCTCATTTATTGAGTTTCTAAACCATAATGTCATAAGACTTCTATGTCaattgttgttctttttttatttgttatatagGCTACATTATTTACAAATTATGATCATGGAATAGATGATAAATCAGCTATGAATTAATACTTTTTCTAATATAAAATGGGTATATAAGTGCAGAGGCTGTCTCAGTGTTATTATTTCCTTCTATAATCATCAAGCAATATTTCAAGCATATCTATTTTCCATTTGACATTTGATTTCATGACTATTTTTAGCATATTGCTTATGTTGAACTACATATCTAAAATTATAGCTGAggtagggtttttccttttggaAACCAAAGCAAATGAAACATTGGACTTGCATTTGTTTGAAATCTTGGATTTTTATCAATTGATTAAGTGTAATTGTTGAAAAACCAACTCCATACATGTATGATGAAGAGTTTAGACAATAGTATTCATTTATAGTTTGTCTTTCACAATGTACAATGATCCTCTACTCCCAAACACCTCTATCTGGAACCTGCCATAAGGGGTGTTAGATCAATGGAAAGGGAGTTCAAATTCCTCATAGTTATACACACATGATGTCgactttaattttgttaaagaaagagttgtcttacagggaaaaaaaaggaagtttcTGTGTTTCAACCATGGTCACTGGTGGTTCAGGAATCACTGTTTACTTCTAGTTCTATTGGGTTTGCTCTGATTTGTAGAAACCATATTTGTAATATTCTACTTTAAATTCCAGGGCGATTTTAAGGTTCAAGAGGACAAAAAGCACCGAGCAACATATCAGGCTTTAGGAGATTCTGAAAAAaagcttcaatttttttcagCTCGACAAATAGCATGTCGCTTGCTTGGGAGTAGGGGTTACCTTTGTCAGAAGGTATTTGTTTGCTGTATAGAATCATTGCAATATTTTGCTGGGTGTTACTTTccattttctttaataatttgGTTGGTAGCTTGGCATTTTTGAGGGCCAAGATGTGTTTGATGCATATCAGAAGAGGATAAAATGCATTTTCATAGTTtcaaaattgtttcatattttcataattatgcAGTGCTGGCTTCCTTTTGAAGACTGTATGTGTTCTAGAGTCATGCCCTGCAGTCTATGGTGTGGAATGCGGTTCTGGTTGTATATGCATCCAAAGGTTTTGCTATTTCTGCTTATTTCGTGTATCAGATTTCCTGATGCAATAATATCTTTCAAAGTTCATTTGACCGACAGTCAAAAAATTGTAGGATTTCCTTCGCCAGAACAACACTGGAAAGTTGTTATGGCAAGTATTTGGTGTTGAAGCTGCAACGTTGTGCCTCTTTGGCATTACTGAACAGGAAGAAATCATGTGGAACACTTTCAAACATGCAGGTCACTTGCAGTCTTCTTGCTTTATTGTGATTATGAAATTTTACATTAGTTGATGGCAGTATGGTACTGTTAAAATGTGTAACTTTTGTATATGGAAGTTGTTTATTGTGCTTTTAATATCAATTCAAAGTAAGTTCTAATTTCAGTGTggtgaaattttatttttatttaagtcCTCATACGTGCAACACTTCATTATTGAGTTTCCTACTTGAAGCACGTTCAACTATTCATACAGAATGTTTGGATTTCTAGTGTTGGCATATTTCATGCCAAATTTCATTGTATTGTTCTACAAATGATTTCATGTATTTGTACATTTTTAGCCTGAATTGTATTTGAGATGAGAGGTTCAATTGCTGGAAGTGGAGTTGCTGCATCAAGATTTCGCTCAAGTGAAAATGGCATATCAAGCAGATTTCGAGTGAAATGGAAGTTTTTAAAATATCCTTGGGCAGAGAGTTTTGCTTGAGACTCGTCTGACTTTCCTTTGAGTGAGTTTCAGAACTTGAGAGAATTCAGTTACTTTCCTTCCCCACTGTACCCATTCAATTACCCCTCTCTAATATCTCATATGTGTCATATTAAACCCCAATTTTCAGATTGAAGATTGATTGAGCTACCCATTTCCTTAGAGCAAAAAACCCATGGTAGCCTCACACCTTTACCCTCTCCAATTGCCATATCCATTGAGAGGAGACCCAAGCCATCTATGGTAGATACCTTGAGTGATCTTTGATTGAAGCTTGGTGCTAGGAATCACAGGAGCAATCCCTACAAATCTTCAAGTGGCCTTGAAGTGTTCAAGTGCTTGGACTTGTGGTTGGTGTCCCAACTTGAGGAATCGGAAGCTAGTAAGGAGAAAGGATTGGTACAATTGGTTGCTAGGAGGAGTGGGGAGCTCGGATACATCTACTCTTACTTAGAACTTGGAGTTTTTGTAAGAGTAATGTGTTGCAACTATCCTTATTAGTGGATTGATTTGGTACTATAGTCCCCCAGAGAGTTTTTTGGCATTTGTGGGTTTTTCTTCTCTCCGTAAACACTTCAATGTGTTTGTGTGCATGAGTTATTGGGATTTGCTGTTTTGTTAATTTATCCATGCAATTAATCAATTGGCTAATTAAGTAACCAGActtaattgtgaaatttgttttaaattggtAAAAACCATTGTTTCTCACAAAAGTTTATATTATTCTTTTGTTCTTGCAGCTACTGATACAATGGTTTTTAAATTGCAGAGGAGTCATTGATGTGATTTTCTTTGCTTGTTTGAATGTTATTGTTTCATTGATTACGGTTGTAATAAACTGCATGTTGAATCTTAAGGATGGGCATTTAGCTAAGCTAACATATTAAAGTTGATTGACCTCATTCTGAGCATTTTGATTTCACACCGTAATAGTATTGCATTTTCATCCTGTGGTATCACTTCTTCTGAccatattatattaattttcagGAAAAAATAATGTTTGGTGCCTTTATCCCAACAAGAATGCCACATCAAAATCTGTTCAGGAAGCCTTTGGTCAAGAATCTTCAGCAGATCAGAAATGCACACAATTGATGGTACTCTTTACTTTTAACACAATGTACTTTGCTAGATTTCTTTTTGTGGCTTTTACATATAACTGTTGCAAATCTTGAATTATATTTGGGATTATCATGAATTAATAGTCATTAGAACTGAAACTAAAAGTGCagaaactaataaattttttgatcaTGTCTCACCAAGTCACCATATGAATGCACTGCGTGAAAAATTAGGACGATCAGTTATTACCGATTGTTTTATTTATCATGTTCTTTTAAGCTGTGTTAACTTATAatgattaataataataaaatacttataaaaaaacacttataatgtttaattcaaaaaatttgtaCGGCAATAATATTGAGTTGCTTGCTTGCTTCCTGTCTTGCTGATATGTTCTATCTgaattaatttcttttgtttaagtCATTGTCTATCATGACACTTCTCAGGATACACCCATGTTCATTTTGGCTTTCCCATGACCTTGCAGATCCTTTAATCTATACCATCTGCCTTTATTGCTGCAGTCTTAGGCCATCCATTTTCTAAATACGTGACAAACCAATTAAACTGAAACCAAACAGGACAATtagatcttcttcttcttcttcttcttcttcttcttttttcattttaattaactGGCCACTTTGAAATGGAAGAAAAAGGCATTATTTTGGATGAATGTGAAAATTAATTGTATGATAACAGACATATTCTAAGCTCAGAAAGCATTATCATGCTCGACAGAAAATTTGCAGGAACACAAAAGCTCTAATGTGGGAGAATCCATATGATATCATCAATCCATTGTGACAACAACAGAGTGATAGAAAGAGAATAATTTTGTGAAGAAAAACAAACAGCAGCTCTTTCATTTACTAGTGTAGTACTGTAGTGTGCATGGCCATTGCCCCTTCGCATTCTTTTAGTGAAACTACTTGTCACAAAACGAAAAAGGGGCACTAATCTTGGAAAATCTCAGCTAATCCTTAATCCATtgtaaatggaaaaataatagAAAGATGCCATTCTCTTTGCATAACAACATAATTCAACTTGTAATTGATTGCCACCTTTTTCTTGATGTAGTTTTGGGTgtcttaatttgaaatttattatttcttcttCCAGTTGAACAAGGTGGTAATTTTCATGTTGGTTCTACTGCACAGACAAATGGAGATAAAACTCTGAATTTCATTCTAATTGATGGTACCTGGAGCAATTCAAATGCAATGTTCAGCCGTCTTAAGGTGACCCTATAAAGCAATATTTTGTTCCTTTgactttgtttaacatgtttgttATGAATAGTTGGGTTTACACTTTTCATTAACAAATAGCACACAATTATTTTCTTGTGTGAGTTATGCCACATATGTTTGGCCATAGATGATGCAAGATGCAACTACTTATTAGTCAGTCCCTGAAGGTGTCTCTTATACTTATGTTTTAGTCTTAGTGATTATGATGAAAAGCAGATCAGACCTATGGTTAGGATATCTGCCTCTGGGGAACAGAGAGACACCAAAATTCAGGAATCTCAGTTTTGTGTATAGTTTTTGAATATTGGCCTCCTTGTTGTTATAGGGACATTGTCCCTAGATCTGGATGATGCTATGGAATTTAATTTATGCTACTATGTCTTTTGCCTGtgcagatatatatatatatatatatatatatggtatgcAGCTATTCCTATGAgatcaaaacatgattttttttttgagccacAGATCAATTCTCTAgaattgtttatagtttttttttttttttttttttcttaattataatTGTATATAGTTAACATGGATAAAGTGTTGACTAAGCATTTATTTAATACTTCCTCCCTATTGTCCCACTTGAAATGCACTAGTTTTTGGCAAACCAGTAAAAAATGAGTTTCACGCTTTCACCTACTGACCTACCTCAATATTTACTTTtcaatattacattttttacttCTGccttgaaaagagaaaaattaatcatatttattgtaataaaatacaattgacaAAGGTTATGTGGAAGtgtaaaaaattattcttaacTTTGGAGGCAATGGACAAATATTATAGGGATGTAAAGACTAATACTTCGAAGAACTgtcatttataaataataaaaaaatactttgaaGAATTGTCCAACCTTCTTTTACTTATGTGGACAACCCCCAAAGAACAATTTGAAGCTGACGACTCAACTAAACAGAAAAATTGTAGACAAATATTTGATTTCTGTTATTGAaagttcatttatttattcGTTATGATGAGCAAGTGTCGAGAAGTTTATTAACATACTGTTTCTATGTGCAGGAACAAGCAAAGTCAATTTGGGGAGCAGAAGACCTTCCTTGTATTTCTCTGGCCACTGGAGCATCTGCTATGCATAAGCTTCGGTGAGAAGTGAAACGGGACTTTAAAATTCTTCCATTCTCTGTTTCTTTGTTCATTCTTCACTTTTCCATCTATGTTAAGCTCCTTACTCATTAAACTTGCTTGGTAAATGGtaataaattatattctttTGAGGGCAGGCCCCAACCATCTTGGGATCGTACTTGTACAGCCGCAGCAGCCATTGGCCTCCTCTCTGAGCTGCAACTTCTCCCAGAGTTTACATCCTATGGATTGGATAAACGAGCTGAAGCAGTAGAAGATGCTTTAGTGGCATTATTAGAAGCACTCACCACTAGGCGTCTTCGAATGGGCAGGTCCATCACACGTAAAGTAAGACACAGCAGAGATATCTGTTAACCAACTAGGCAAGAATGAGATTGATAGCAGCCATACTGATCACTTTGTTGCGGTGTTGGTGCAACCATGGCTTTGATACTGAAGGAACACTTTGTGATTGCTCCAAAGGGGATTGTTTTCTGGTAGTGCACACTAATTGGCATCGAGTCCTATTACCAAGTCTCTCAGACTCCCTAAGATGATGGTGCACACTAATTGACCAGTGATGCTCACATCACGTATAAATTAAATTCCTTTCAAACATGGctgtttttgtttggggggggggggggggtggtgtttGTGTCCCTGCCATAAtgttttgagagaaaatttcTGTTTTTCTGGCctaagcataattttttttcttttttggtcagGCCCTCCAACTTCAAACTTGAATGCATGGTTTTCCAGAGGATAGCGGATTAATTCAAACACTCATCTAGATGGAAAATTCTTACATAGTGCTCCGGGACTATGTAATTATTACTCCATCTAGACGGGTCTTACACTTACTTTTGCTGATACTTTGTGCTGTCTACTTCCAAGTACATTGAAAGTTAGTTTTGCCAAATCTGATACCTTGGTAAACTaattcaaaattgaaagttttgaTTATGGAAGTGCAAAGTTCTTTGCGGATGACCTGCTCTGTTTTTTGCCAAATTCAATGTGCTAAAACTGCAGAGATGTGAGAGGACGTGTTGCTTGGggccaaaaattaattttagtaaGTTTTAGACTTCTCTGTGCCAATGTTAATATGAACTGGGAGAGATTGTCTTAAGTTAGCTACCAATTTGGGTATAAATTTTTAAGAGATTTGAGTTGAACGTGGAGGTTGTGCGTTGTGGTTCCTTAGTTAACGAATGGCTCTAGAACCAACTCCCTATTGAACCAATTGTTAATGATTGCATATAGCTCCTAAATCAGTTCCAAGCTTTTGAACTTTCCCATTCTAATCGGGAAGCAAACAAGCGTGTAGATATTCATAGACTAGCCAGAGTGAAATGTTATTAATCGGAACCTTTTGTTATCTTGGATGATCCATCAAACCGTATGTCGTGGTGCTTTCTTTTGGTGTATCTAAtgctgataccacttgtacaaTTTCTTGTTAGTGTTTAATGTCATATACCATGACTATCACTTAAACCCCCTA
This genomic window contains:
- the LOC126695530 gene encoding uncharacterized protein LOC126695530; the encoded protein is MTMLIIASTTSSTSTRAFTFAFKYSPSSSLAFKIKTHFHIIHSKPRITLFLLRPMSSSASRSPANGSVTLQEWQAWGTNSPLPTMVTDIVDQMKALEIDIDAHMTFGGSGGKLQGDFKVQEDKKHRATYQALGDSEKKLQFFSARQIACRLLGSRGYLCQKCWLPFEDCMCSRVMPCSLWCGMRFWLYMHPKDFLRQNNTGKLLWQVFGVEAATLCLFGITEQEEIMWNTFKHAGKNNVWCLYPNKNATSKSVQEAFGQESSADQKCTQLMTNGDKTLNFILIDGTWSNSNAMFSRLKEQAKSIWGAEDLPCISLATGASAMHKLRPQPSWDRTCTAAAAIGLLSELQLLPEFTSYGLDKRAEAVEDALVALLEALTTRRLRMGRSITRKVRHSRDIC